A genome region from Thermococcus gorgonarius includes the following:
- a CDS encoding tRNA(Met) cytidine acetyltransferase TmcA — MTVKVRFDKDVREYAKGEKVKDEILKLTETALAQALEKFHRRMIVIEGDTLKKAELAGILAGASARALSGVLDELVKKRLRDESEDKIEVLYATDALGEETFGRKRYEAFRKHFDILAGSEVNVQAVTFKHTRDILGRTYDLLILDMSYDYSPNDLGRIIETVRGGGLIFILAHPFKKWKDMWTGFHKSLVTPPYTIDDVKKRFNRRLIRKFTEHEGIYIITENGKIKKKPKRNKSQAKIKGRKGIPIPEETLFPRELYEMALTEGQVEVLKAFEGLVEKEGMLVLTADRGRGKSVSVGIAAIGLALALGKRTRIVVTAPEPENVQSLFRFAKRALERLGFKPHVVEEKGLIKELYARKIGLRYYPPAEGYKKSADLYILDEAAGIHVPILHKYLNKPRVVYSSTIHGYEGAGRGFSVKFLKKAREKREFKELHMDEPIRYAYGDPIEKWLFDVLLLDAEPVELTEEDYELIKRKEVYLEEPDLDDWFENDRPELRHFVGIYILAHYRNKPSDVALLADAPHHEARVLRLKNGKIVTAIQIAKEGNIPKNVIEKMAKGYKPRGNIIPDMMVKHHYLKEFAKLRGYRIVRIATHPDAMDMGLGSKALELLEKEAREKGLDWIGSGFGASEELVRFWVRNGFAVVHLSPARNPVSGEFTAIVLKPISEKAKKLIKQANDEFRIRLTEWLGDTHRELEPEIARWLFETPFGEAVDYPIHLTEIQKKRLDAFTGKVLTYDTVVDAVKPIVKLYFLDGWMKPYLDERQIKLLIYRVLQAHSWEETAKLIDRTETFTMIEVRDIIRGLWYYYKRLLS; from the coding sequence GTGACCGTCAAGGTCCGCTTTGATAAGGACGTGAGAGAGTACGCCAAAGGCGAGAAGGTTAAGGACGAGATACTCAAGCTCACCGAGACTGCCCTCGCTCAGGCTCTTGAGAAGTTCCACAGGAGAATGATAGTCATCGAAGGGGACACACTAAAAAAGGCCGAACTGGCCGGAATCCTCGCTGGTGCTTCGGCTAGGGCTCTGAGCGGAGTTCTTGATGAACTTGTTAAGAAGCGCCTCAGGGACGAGAGCGAGGATAAAATCGAGGTTCTCTACGCCACCGATGCTCTGGGCGAGGAGACCTTTGGAAGAAAGCGCTACGAAGCCTTTAGAAAGCACTTTGATATTCTGGCGGGTTCTGAGGTCAACGTTCAGGCGGTTACCTTCAAGCACACCCGGGACATCCTCGGGAGGACTTACGACCTTTTAATTCTGGACATGAGCTACGATTATTCACCTAACGACCTCGGTAGGATTATTGAAACGGTTAGGGGCGGCGGGCTGATATTCATCCTCGCTCACCCGTTCAAGAAGTGGAAGGACATGTGGACCGGCTTCCACAAGAGCCTTGTAACTCCTCCTTACACCATAGACGACGTGAAAAAGCGCTTCAACAGGAGGCTCATCAGGAAGTTCACGGAGCACGAGGGGATTTACATCATAACCGAGAACGGGAAAATAAAGAAGAAGCCGAAGAGGAACAAGAGCCAGGCGAAGATAAAGGGCAGGAAAGGCATCCCAATCCCGGAGGAAACTCTCTTTCCCAGAGAACTCTACGAGATGGCCCTCACGGAGGGGCAGGTTGAAGTTCTCAAGGCCTTTGAAGGTCTCGTTGAGAAGGAAGGCATGCTCGTTCTGACGGCCGATAGGGGAAGGGGTAAGAGCGTCTCCGTTGGAATAGCTGCCATAGGCCTTGCGCTGGCCCTTGGAAAGCGCACCAGAATAGTTGTAACTGCCCCCGAGCCTGAGAACGTCCAATCGCTTTTCCGCTTTGCAAAGAGGGCCTTGGAGAGGCTCGGCTTCAAGCCTCACGTCGTTGAAGAGAAGGGCCTCATAAAGGAGCTCTACGCGAGGAAAATAGGCCTGCGCTATTACCCGCCGGCCGAAGGCTACAAAAAGAGCGCAGACCTCTACATTCTCGATGAAGCGGCGGGAATCCACGTGCCGATACTCCACAAGTATCTAAACAAACCGCGCGTCGTTTACTCCTCAACGATTCACGGATACGAAGGTGCTGGAAGGGGCTTCTCGGTCAAGTTCCTCAAGAAGGCGAGGGAGAAGAGAGAGTTCAAGGAACTCCACATGGACGAGCCTATTAGATACGCCTACGGCGATCCAATAGAGAAGTGGCTCTTCGACGTCCTCCTCCTCGATGCGGAACCTGTTGAGCTAACCGAGGAAGACTACGAGCTCATAAAGAGGAAGGAGGTCTACCTTGAAGAACCCGACCTGGACGACTGGTTCGAGAACGACAGGCCCGAGCTGAGGCACTTCGTCGGAATCTACATCCTGGCCCACTACCGCAACAAGCCGAGCGATGTGGCCCTTTTGGCGGACGCACCCCACCACGAGGCGAGGGTTTTGAGGCTCAAGAACGGCAAGATAGTGACCGCGATACAGATTGCCAAGGAAGGGAACATACCAAAGAACGTCATAGAGAAGATGGCCAAGGGCTACAAGCCGAGGGGAAACATCATCCCCGATATGATGGTCAAGCACCACTATTTGAAAGAGTTCGCCAAGCTTAGGGGATACCGCATAGTTAGAATAGCGACGCACCCTGATGCCATGGACATGGGGCTGGGAAGCAAGGCTTTAGAGCTCCTTGAGAAGGAAGCTCGCGAGAAGGGCCTCGACTGGATTGGCTCGGGCTTTGGGGCGAGCGAAGAGCTCGTCCGCTTCTGGGTCAGGAACGGCTTTGCAGTGGTCCACCTCAGCCCCGCAAGAAATCCTGTTAGCGGTGAGTTTACGGCGATAGTCCTCAAGCCTATAAGCGAGAAGGCGAAGAAGCTCATAAAGCAGGCCAACGACGAGTTCAGGATTAGGCTTACAGAGTGGCTCGGCGATACTCACCGCGAACTTGAACCCGAGATAGCGCGCTGGCTCTTCGAGACGCCCTTCGGCGAGGCCGTGGATTACCCAATCCATCTCACGGAGATACAGAAGAAGAGGTTAGATGCTTTCACGGGCAAGGTTCTGACTTACGATACCGTCGTCGATGCCGTCAAGCCGATAGTCAAGCTCTACTTCCTCGACGGCTGGATGAAGCCCTACCTCGACGAGAGACAGATAAAGCTCCTCATATACCGCGTTCTGCAGGCCCACAGCTGGGAAGAAACCGCGAAGCTCATAGACCGGACGGAGACCTTTACAATGATCGAGGTTAGGGACATCATCAGGGGTCTCTGGTATTACTACAAGCGGCTTCTAAGCTGA
- a CDS encoding TIGR00288 family NYN domain-containing protein — MPSGWEKIVSVTKSGMKIIGQMKRKVSRGKKIALLIDGPNILRKELGVKLEDIVEALSEIGDIRVAKVILNQYAPQGLIEAVSNQGFEPVIVSGETGVKLAVEAMKEIYNPHIDVIALATRNAEFLPVILKAKEKGKETAVIGVEPGFSAALKHAADYAIILGGGEE, encoded by the coding sequence ATGCCCAGCGGTTGGGAGAAGATAGTTTCTGTGACAAAGAGCGGGATGAAGATCATCGGGCAGATGAAGCGAAAGGTCTCAAGGGGAAAGAAAATCGCCCTCCTGATAGACGGTCCCAACATCCTTCGAAAGGAGTTGGGGGTTAAGCTTGAGGACATAGTTGAGGCGCTCAGCGAGATAGGGGATATAAGAGTCGCCAAGGTTATTCTCAACCAGTACGCTCCACAGGGACTGATAGAGGCAGTCTCAAACCAGGGCTTCGAACCGGTGATAGTTTCGGGAGAGACCGGCGTAAAGCTGGCAGTTGAAGCTATGAAGGAAATATACAACCCTCACATAGACGTTATAGCATTGGCAACAAGGAACGCTGAATTTCTTCCCGTCATTCTGAAGGCAAAGGAAAAGGGCAAGGAAACAGCGGTTATAGGCGTTGAACCCGGATTTTCAGCGGCTTTGAAGCACGCCGCAGACTACGCGATAATCCTTGGCGGTGGGGAGGAATGA
- a CDS encoding TIGR00288 family NYN domain-containing protein codes for MKEKFFSILRKKEERPEESPSKMIGLIVDGPNILRKEFNIKLEDILSALRKIGNVRIAKVILNQYAPQGLIEAVVNQGLEPVIVAGDTDVRVAIEAMEMIYNSDVDVIALASRDADFLPIIIEAKRRGKETVVIGVEPGFSVALQNAADYVVKMEPQRKPEEQSKEE; via the coding sequence ATGAAGGAGAAGTTCTTCTCAATCCTCCGCAAAAAGGAAGAACGCCCCGAAGAGAGCCCATCGAAGATGATAGGCCTTATCGTCGATGGTCCCAACATACTCAGAAAGGAGTTCAACATAAAGCTTGAGGACATCCTCAGTGCCCTTCGGAAGATAGGAAACGTCAGAATAGCCAAGGTTATCCTCAATCAGTACGCTCCACAGGGACTCATAGAGGCGGTAGTGAACCAGGGGCTTGAACCGGTCATAGTGGCCGGCGACACTGACGTGAGAGTGGCTATAGAGGCCATGGAGATGATATACAACTCCGATGTTGACGTTATCGCCCTGGCCTCCCGTGACGCCGACTTCCTTCCGATAATAATTGAGGCGAAAAGAAGGGGCAAAGAGACCGTTGTCATAGGGGTCGAACCCGGCTTTTCTGTGGCACTTCAAAACGCCGCGGATTACGTCGTTAAGATGGAACCCCAACGAAAACCTGAGGAGCAGTCTAAGGAAGAGTGA
- a CDS encoding radical SAM protein, whose protein sequence is MIVAIIDGYTDEPAGLGVPPYLGIYPRYAYGAIKKARKDASVFYLTIDDLRATFEGEKGIATKNKTPNFPKTLEILEKADLIVYIGGLHTPGKYLSAVPSQVEEIAKFIKPFKGVKILGGPAFMGSAHAGGTKITSRELSLAHSVFDHVVYGDLEAFLFDFLRNPKDADPFRFRDYNELRDYAIIGAEVVKQFPDFPDFVIVEIETQRGCPKAMGIGGCSFCTEPVRYKTVEDRPIEDVVAEVKALYDLGVRHFRIGRQSCIFSYMAKPNGRVPIPNPEAIEKLFKGIRSVAPEVKTLHVDNANPAVIANYPEESVRIAKTLIKYGTPGNVVAFGLESADPKVARLNNLNATAEETYEAVKILNEVGGRRGYNGMPWLLPGINIIFGLPGETKKSYELTFQFLKRLLDDGLMVRRINIRQVVVFPGTPLWHMRDKVKTEKHKRLIQHYRYKIRHEIDLPMLKRVVPVGTVLRDVRAEVFDNGLTYGRQIGSYPLIVGIPKEVPLNRFYDVLIVDHGFRSITGIPVPINVNRESPKVLQLIPGIGKKRAVKILAQRPLSRETFLEMVDPGLRGVLKDLVEE, encoded by the coding sequence ATGATAGTTGCCATTATAGACGGCTACACCGACGAGCCGGCGGGACTCGGCGTTCCCCCTTACCTTGGAATCTACCCGAGGTACGCCTACGGGGCGATAAAGAAGGCCCGGAAAGACGCCAGCGTTTTTTACCTCACCATAGACGACCTCAGAGCGACCTTTGAGGGCGAGAAAGGAATCGCCACGAAGAACAAGACTCCAAACTTTCCGAAGACCCTGGAGATACTAGAAAAAGCCGATCTAATAGTATACATCGGCGGCCTTCACACGCCGGGCAAGTACCTGTCAGCGGTTCCCTCCCAGGTCGAGGAGATAGCCAAGTTCATCAAGCCATTTAAAGGCGTCAAAATCCTAGGAGGGCCGGCGTTCATGGGCTCTGCCCACGCCGGAGGAACCAAGATAACCTCGCGCGAGCTCTCCCTGGCCCATTCCGTTTTTGACCACGTCGTCTATGGCGACCTTGAGGCGTTTCTATTTGATTTCCTTAGAAATCCCAAAGATGCTGACCCCTTCCGCTTTAGGGACTATAATGAATTAAGGGATTATGCAATTATTGGGGCAGAAGTGGTTAAGCAGTTCCCGGACTTTCCGGACTTTGTGATAGTCGAGATCGAGACCCAGCGCGGCTGCCCTAAGGCAATGGGTATAGGCGGCTGCTCCTTCTGCACCGAGCCGGTGCGATATAAAACGGTCGAAGACCGGCCCATTGAAGATGTCGTGGCCGAGGTAAAGGCCCTCTACGACCTCGGCGTGAGGCACTTCAGGATTGGAAGGCAGAGCTGCATCTTCTCATATATGGCGAAGCCGAATGGCAGGGTTCCGATTCCGAATCCAGAGGCTATAGAAAAGCTATTCAAGGGGATACGCTCGGTTGCACCTGAAGTTAAAACCCTTCACGTGGACAACGCTAATCCAGCCGTGATAGCAAACTATCCCGAGGAGAGCGTTAGGATTGCGAAGACCCTAATCAAATACGGAACGCCGGGAAACGTGGTTGCCTTCGGCCTTGAGAGCGCCGACCCGAAGGTTGCCAGGCTTAACAACCTGAACGCCACAGCTGAGGAAACCTACGAGGCGGTAAAGATACTCAACGAGGTCGGCGGGAGGAGGGGTTACAACGGCATGCCATGGCTTCTGCCGGGAATAAACATCATCTTCGGCCTTCCGGGCGAGACGAAAAAGAGCTACGAGCTGACCTTCCAGTTCCTGAAAAGACTTCTCGACGATGGCCTGATGGTTAGACGTATAAACATCCGCCAGGTGGTCGTCTTTCCTGGAACACCGCTCTGGCACATGCGGGACAAAGTTAAGACCGAGAAGCACAAGCGCCTGATCCAGCACTACAGGTACAAGATACGGCACGAGATTGATTTACCGATGCTCAAGCGCGTCGTCCCGGTGGGGACGGTTTTAAGGGACGTCCGCGCCGAGGTCTTTGACAACGGCCTCACCTACGGGAGGCAGATAGGGAGCTACCCGCTCATCGTTGGCATCCCCAAGGAAGTTCCTCTGAACCGTTTTTACGACGTTTTGATCGTGGATCACGGCTTCAGGAGCATAACCGGAATTCCTGTTCCTATAAACGTGAATCGCGAAAGTCCCAAGGTTCTCCAGCTGATTCCGGGAATAGGAAAGAAGAGGGCCGTTAAAATCCTCGCCCAGAGGCCACTCTCCAGGGAGACATTCCTTGAAATGGTCGATCCAGGTTTGAGAGGTGTTTTAAAGGACCTCGTAGAAGAGTGA
- a CDS encoding PaaI family thioesterase, whose product MEQRTHRLTSERLVGKPLKIEPGRAEVELITTEEMAVDEYGLVHGGFTFGLADYAAMLAVNEPTVVLGKAEVRFLKPVKVGEKLRAEAKIEEDLGRKRIVRAEVFNERGEKVFEGTFHCYVLEKHVLEK is encoded by the coding sequence ATGGAGCAGAGAACCCACAGGCTAACCTCGGAAAGGCTGGTTGGAAAGCCATTAAAGATCGAACCGGGGAGGGCTGAAGTCGAGCTCATTACCACCGAAGAGATGGCCGTTGACGAGTACGGCCTCGTCCACGGCGGCTTCACCTTCGGCCTAGCTGATTACGCCGCCATGCTTGCCGTCAACGAACCCACTGTTGTCCTCGGAAAGGCTGAGGTCAGGTTCCTCAAGCCGGTAAAGGTCGGTGAAAAACTGAGGGCAGAGGCGAAAATAGAGGAAGACCTCGGAAGGAAGAGGATCGTTAGGGCTGAGGTGTTTAACGAAAGGGGCGAGAAGGTCTTCGAGGGGACCTTCCACTGCTACGTGCTTGAGAAGCACGTTCTGGAAAAATAA
- a CDS encoding pyridoxal phosphate-dependent aminotransferase — MALSDRLELVNPSEIRKLFDLAAGMEDVISLGIGEPDFDTPSHIKEYAKEALDKGYTHYGPNAGLPMLREAVARKLKKQNGIDADPKTEVMILTGANQAFLMGLATFLKDGEEVLIPSPMFVSYAPAVILAGGKPVEVPTYEENEFRLSVDDLEKYVTEKTRALIINTPNNPTGSVLTKKDIEEIADFAVEHDLIVISDEVYEHFVYDGVKNYSIASLDGMFERTITVNGFSKTFAMTGWRLGFVAAPAWIIEKMTRFQMYNSTCPVTFAQYAAAKALDDPRSWKAVEEMRKEYDRRRNLVWKRLNEMGLPTVKPKGAFYIFPRIKDTGLTDHQFSELMLKEARVAVVPGSAFGKAGEGYIRISYATAYEKLEEAMDRMEKVLKEKKLV; from the coding sequence ATGGCGCTGAGCGACAGACTTGAACTCGTCAACCCTTCTGAGATAAGAAAGCTCTTCGATTTGGCCGCTGGGATGGAAGATGTAATCTCGCTCGGAATCGGCGAGCCGGATTTTGACACTCCGTCTCACATCAAGGAGTACGCAAAGGAGGCCCTTGACAAGGGCTATACCCATTATGGCCCAAACGCCGGCCTTCCAATGCTCCGCGAGGCTGTTGCCAGAAAGCTCAAAAAGCAGAACGGCATTGATGCGGATCCAAAAACCGAGGTAATGATACTGACCGGTGCCAACCAGGCCTTTCTCATGGGACTGGCTACCTTTCTGAAGGACGGAGAAGAAGTTCTGATCCCCTCTCCGATGTTCGTGAGCTATGCTCCAGCCGTTATCCTCGCCGGTGGAAAGCCCGTTGAGGTTCCGACCTACGAGGAGAACGAGTTTCGCCTTTCCGTTGACGACCTTGAGAAATACGTCACCGAAAAAACGAGGGCGCTCATCATAAACACCCCCAATAACCCAACCGGTTCCGTTCTAACGAAGAAGGACATTGAGGAAATAGCCGACTTCGCGGTGGAGCACGATCTCATTGTCATAAGCGATGAAGTTTACGAGCACTTCGTCTACGACGGCGTTAAGAACTACAGTATAGCCTCGCTCGACGGCATGTTCGAGAGGACGATAACTGTCAACGGCTTCTCCAAGACCTTCGCCATGACCGGATGGAGGCTCGGCTTCGTCGCCGCCCCTGCCTGGATTATCGAGAAGATGACCCGCTTCCAGATGTACAACTCAACCTGTCCCGTCACCTTCGCCCAGTACGCGGCAGCCAAAGCCCTCGACGACCCGAGGAGCTGGAAGGCCGTCGAAGAGATGAGGAAGGAGTACGACAGGAGGAGAAACCTCGTCTGGAAGCGCTTGAACGAGATGGGCCTGCCGACGGTTAAACCAAAGGGTGCCTTCTACATCTTTCCGCGCATCAAAGATACCGGCCTCACAGACCACCAGTTTAGCGAGCTAATGCTGAAGGAGGCGAGGGTCGCCGTCGTTCCGGGTTCGGCCTTCGGGAAGGCCGGCGAGGGCTATATAAGGATAAGCTACGCAACAGCATACGAGAAGCTTGAAGAAGCGATGGACAGGATGGAAAAGGTGCTGAAGGAGAAGAAACTTGTCTGA
- a CDS encoding acetate--CoA ligase family protein, with protein sequence MDRIAKAREIIEKAKAENRPLVEPEAKEILKLYGVPVPEFKVATNEEEAVQFAREIGYPVVMKIVSPQIIHKSDAGGVKVNIKNDEEARQAFRTIMENARNYKPDADLWGVIIYRMLPLGKEVIVGMIRDPQFGPAIMFGLGGIFVEILKDVSFRVAPITKEEALDMIKEIKAYPILAGARGEKPVDIDALADIIVKVGELALELPEIRELDINPIFAYEDGAVAVDARMLL encoded by the coding sequence ATGGACAGGATTGCTAAGGCTAGAGAGATAATCGAGAAGGCCAAGGCCGAAAACAGGCCGCTCGTTGAACCTGAGGCCAAAGAGATTCTCAAGCTCTACGGCGTCCCGGTTCCGGAGTTTAAAGTTGCAACCAACGAGGAGGAGGCCGTTCAGTTCGCCAGGGAGATCGGCTACCCGGTAGTTATGAAGATCGTTTCTCCGCAGATCATCCACAAGAGCGACGCCGGTGGAGTTAAGGTCAACATCAAGAACGACGAGGAGGCCAGGCAGGCTTTCAGGACCATCATGGAGAACGCCAGGAACTACAAGCCGGACGCGGACCTCTGGGGCGTTATCATCTACCGCATGCTCCCGCTCGGCAAGGAAGTTATCGTCGGTATGATCCGCGACCCGCAGTTCGGCCCGGCCATCATGTTCGGTCTCGGTGGAATCTTCGTCGAGATACTCAAGGACGTTTCCTTCCGCGTCGCCCCGATAACGAAAGAAGAAGCTCTTGACATGATCAAGGAGATCAAGGCTTACCCGATCCTCGCCGGAGCTCGTGGCGAGAAGCCCGTCGATATAGACGCCCTTGCCGACATAATCGTCAAGGTCGGCGAGCTTGCCCTTGAGCTTCCGGAGATCAGGGAGCTCGACATCAACCCGATCTTTGCCTATGAAGACGGCGCCGTCGCCGTCGACGCGAGGATGCTTCTCTGA
- the eif2g gene encoding translation initiation factor IF-2 subunit gamma, which translates to MAKKKEFRQAEVNIGMVGHVDHGKTTLTKALTGIWTDTHSEELRRGITIKIGFADAEIRKCPKCGRYSTSPICPYCGAETEFERRVSFIDAPGHEALMTTMLAGASLMDGAVLVIAANEGVMPQTREHLMALQIVGNKNIVIALNKIELVDREKVLQRYNEIKEFVKGTVAENAPIIPISALHGANVDVLLAAIEEFIPTPKRDPNKPPKMLVLRSFDVNKPGTPPEKLVGGVIGGSIVQGKLKVGDEIEIRPGVPYEEHGRIKYEPITTEIVSLQAGGRFVEEAYPGGLVGVGTKLDPFLTKGDLMAGNVVGKPGKLPPVWEDLTLEVHLLERVVGTAEELKVEPIKRKEVLLLNVGTARTMGLVTGLGKDTVELKLQIPVCAEVGDRVAISRQVGSRWRLIGYGFIRE; encoded by the coding sequence ATGGCAAAGAAGAAGGAGTTTAGGCAGGCCGAGGTTAACATCGGCATGGTCGGTCACGTTGATCACGGCAAAACGACTCTCACAAAGGCTTTAACTGGAATCTGGACTGACACGCACAGCGAAGAGCTGAGGAGAGGAATTACCATCAAGATAGGCTTTGCCGATGCCGAGATAAGGAAGTGCCCGAAGTGCGGCAGGTACTCTACATCACCGATTTGTCCGTACTGCGGTGCTGAGACAGAATTCGAGAGAAGGGTTTCCTTCATAGACGCTCCCGGGCACGAGGCGCTCATGACCACGATGCTTGCCGGCGCTTCCCTTATGGATGGTGCGGTTCTCGTCATAGCGGCCAACGAAGGCGTCATGCCCCAGACGAGGGAGCACCTCATGGCTTTGCAGATAGTTGGCAACAAGAACATAGTCATAGCCCTCAACAAGATCGAGCTCGTGGACAGGGAAAAAGTTCTCCAGCGCTATAACGAGATAAAGGAGTTCGTTAAGGGCACCGTCGCTGAGAACGCTCCCATAATCCCGATTTCAGCCCTTCACGGGGCGAACGTTGATGTACTGCTGGCGGCTATTGAGGAGTTCATACCAACTCCCAAGCGCGATCCAAATAAGCCACCCAAGATGCTCGTCCTGAGGAGCTTCGACGTAAACAAACCGGGAACCCCTCCCGAGAAGCTCGTTGGGGGCGTAATCGGTGGTTCTATCGTTCAGGGCAAGCTTAAAGTGGGCGACGAGATAGAGATCAGACCCGGCGTCCCCTACGAGGAGCACGGAAGGATAAAGTACGAACCGATAACGACCGAAATAGTATCGCTCCAGGCGGGTGGACGGTTCGTTGAAGAGGCTTACCCGGGTGGCCTCGTCGGAGTTGGGACCAAGCTCGACCCGTTCCTGACCAAGGGAGACCTCATGGCGGGAAACGTCGTCGGGAAGCCGGGCAAACTTCCACCGGTATGGGAGGACCTAACTCTGGAAGTTCACCTTCTTGAAAGGGTCGTCGGAACTGCGGAGGAACTCAAGGTCGAGCCGATAAAGCGGAAGGAGGTTCTCCTACTGAACGTTGGAACCGCCAGAACGATGGGTCTCGTCACTGGCCTCGGAAAGGACACGGTCGAGCTGAAGCTCCAGATACCGGTCTGTGCCGAGGTAGGAGACCGCGTTGCTATAAGCAGGCAGGTTGGCTCAAGGTGGAGGCTTATAGGATACGGCTTCATCAGGGAGTAG
- a CDS encoding PIN domain-containing protein produces the protein MGRKEWIVVPDTNFLLVPGQFGVDIIGELNRILDVKFKIVVPNVVLQELEVIERKSRGKDLLAVRMAKKLAERFEKVDIGEFGKKPIDDQIFDFAVKNERVIVCTNDKGLKKRLREKGIPVVYLRSKKILELEGMLD, from the coding sequence ATGGGGAGGAAAGAGTGGATCGTTGTTCCCGACACCAACTTTCTCCTCGTTCCGGGACAGTTCGGCGTCGATATCATAGGGGAGCTCAATAGGATACTCGACGTGAAGTTCAAGATCGTTGTCCCAAACGTCGTCCTCCAGGAGCTGGAGGTTATAGAGAGGAAATCGAGGGGGAAAGACCTTCTGGCCGTAAGAATGGCGAAGAAGCTGGCCGAGCGCTTCGAGAAGGTTGATATTGGGGAGTTCGGGAAGAAACCTATAGATGACCAGATTTTCGACTTCGCCGTGAAAAACGAACGCGTCATAGTCTGCACCAACGACAAGGGACTGAAGAAGAGACTTAGGGAGAAAGGTATCCCTGTCGTTTATCTCCGCTCTAAGAAGATCCTTGAGCTTGAGGGGATGCTGGACTGA
- a CDS encoding HD domain-containing protein — protein sequence MYTEEELLEEIKELMEDEELFKMYERTFREYHYYFDTTNYIVLNVYNFNDHGPIHVLLTTRRALELLRIIKKFGMQTTAEKLGKPLRWSKFIVAFGALFHDIGNMIHRTPHYQFSVFLAEPIVDKLVKEFEKEDPLLLKALTLNAIYTHDEHVQCTTIEGSLVTIADGCDMEEGRSRLVHGKDVVDIHAVSALAIKRVEIKEGDEEQPILIEIWMKHPAGIFQVDEILTKKVKSSLLSGKVRLRIHTGTGEEVVEKVV from the coding sequence ATGTACACGGAAGAGGAACTGCTTGAGGAAATAAAGGAACTCATGGAGGACGAAGAGCTTTTCAAAATGTACGAGCGAACGTTCAGGGAGTACCACTACTACTTCGACACCACCAACTACATAGTCCTCAACGTTTACAACTTCAACGACCACGGGCCGATACACGTCCTCCTGACGACGAGAAGGGCTCTGGAACTGCTCAGGATCATTAAAAAGTTCGGCATGCAGACCACCGCCGAAAAGCTCGGAAAGCCCCTCCGCTGGAGCAAGTTCATCGTCGCCTTCGGCGCGCTCTTCCACGACATCGGCAACATGATACACAGAACGCCCCACTACCAGTTCAGCGTCTTCCTGGCCGAGCCCATCGTGGATAAGCTTGTGAAGGAGTTCGAGAAGGAAGACCCGCTCCTGCTGAAGGCCCTCACGCTCAACGCCATCTACACCCACGATGAACATGTCCAGTGCACCACTATCGAGGGCTCTTTGGTTACCATAGCGGACGGCTGCGACATGGAGGAGGGACGGAGCAGGCTGGTTCACGGAAAGGACGTCGTTGACATCCACGCCGTTTCGGCGCTGGCTATCAAGAGAGTGGAGATAAAGGAGGGCGACGAGGAGCAGCCAATACTGATCGAAATATGGATGAAACACCCCGCCGGGATATTCCAAGTGGACGAGATCCTGACGAAGAAGGTCAAGAGCTCGCTCCTCAGCGGAAAGGTCAGGCTGAGGATACACACGGGCACTGGCGAGGAGGTAGTGGAAAAGGTGGTCTAA
- a CDS encoding DUF434 domain-containing protein, protein MSLHEAYQDLKYLLNRGYRKKSALKFVADHYRLTLEERHLLARCVFSDSWIEEVRRKLLKPEELAGITLAIDGFNVLITMESILEGRAILCEDGLVRDLKYQGRYKLNENTERLLRETVRELGELGVGKAVFFYGRNVPKSGVVKALTEKSLEEFGVPGEVYLVKSPDFELKRFEAVATADVGIISKVSHVFDLPGHFARMFQKTVESFFDVVRR, encoded by the coding sequence ATGTCCCTTCACGAGGCATATCAGGACCTCAAGTACCTCCTCAACAGAGGTTACAGGAAAAAAAGCGCCCTGAAGTTCGTCGCCGACCACTACCGTCTGACCCTTGAGGAGAGGCATCTCCTCGCTAGGTGCGTTTTTTCTGACTCCTGGATTGAAGAGGTCAGGAGAAAGCTTCTAAAACCTGAAGAGCTCGCCGGCATAACCCTCGCCATAGACGGCTTCAACGTCCTGATAACCATGGAATCTATTCTGGAAGGGAGGGCGATACTCTGTGAGGACGGCCTGGTTAGAGACCTGAAGTATCAGGGAAGGTATAAGCTCAACGAGAACACGGAGAGACTTCTTAGGGAGACCGTGAGGGAGCTGGGAGAACTCGGAGTAGGTAAAGCGGTCTTCTTCTACGGGAGGAACGTCCCGAAGAGCGGGGTTGTAAAGGCGCTGACTGAGAAATCCCTTGAGGAATTCGGAGTCCCAGGCGAAGTTTACCTAGTGAAGAGCCCCGACTTCGAGCTGAAGAGGTTTGAAGCCGTCGCAACAGCAGATGTGGGGATAATCTCCAAAGTCAGCCATGTTTTTGACCTTCCGGGACACTTTGCCAGGATGTTTCAAAAAACCGTTGAGTCGTTTTTTGACGTTGTCCGCCGTTAG